A window of Rhipicephalus microplus isolate Deutch F79 chromosome X, USDA_Rmic, whole genome shotgun sequence genomic DNA:
CGGCATGACGTCCAGCGCGGCAATGGAGGACGGGCGGAACCCCGGACAACGGGAGGCCTCCAGCAATGGCTCCTTCGAGCAATTCAACTTGTCACGGCCGGACGAGTGGGAAGACTATGCTCAGCGGTTCGAATTCTTCCTGGAGGCGCAGGGCATTACGGACGCTGGAAAGAAAAggtcgacgtttctcagccgttGCGGGGCCGCGACGTTCCAGTTGGCCAAGGCCCTCGTCGCACCGGACCAGCTGAAAGATACGCCGTACGAGGACATCATCGCTGCCCTTCGAAATCATCTTTCGGCGAAACCACCGGAATTGGCGCGGCGATACGAGTTCCATCGCAGAGAGCAAGCAACCGGTGAGTCCGTCGCTGCATACCTCGCGGCTCTGCGAACGACTGCACAGCACTGCAACTTCGTTGACCTTGATAAGGCACTCCGAGACCGTTTTGTTTTTGGCCTGAGGAATGATAAAGCTAAACGGCGCATTTTGGCGAAAAAAGAAGTGTCACTCGCCTGCGCCGTCGAGGAAGCTACCGCCGCTGAGGCCATCGACCGTGAGGCCAGCCAGTCGCGACTAAATGCAACCGCGCCGCGTACCGAGCCAGTGCACCAGGGAACGGACGCCGACTGTGGAGAGGACCAGGACGGCCTCGAGGAATGTGTTCGTCAGTTACGTGGAGACACCAGTCAACGCAGGGACGCAGGACTGGGGGGCGGATCTTGTGCCGGTTGTGCGGGGCCGAACGAGCGCCGGTTGCGTCGTTTCCGTGATGCCCAATGCCGAGGTTGCGGAAAAACAGGGCACATAGCCAAAGTCTGCCGGTCTCAACGGAAGCGGGCCCGCCGTGCAAATTTTGAGACAAACGGCAGGACGGACAATTCGCGGACCACTCCGCGTGCGAGTACCTCGTACTGCGACAACCTCACGGAGACCGCCATCCACGATGTGCCCCAGCCCGGGACAAAGAAGATTCACGTTGCTGTCGAAATCGAAGGTGTGGAATGCGAGATGGAGGTGGACTCGGTATCCACGTTTTCGCTCATCTCCGAGGCTACGGCCAGGTAAATCTTCCCGAATGGGCGCATCCCGAAGTTGAAGCAACTCGACGTCGTTATGAAGGACTATCAGGGAAACTGCATAGCAGTGCAAGGGATGGCCACAGTTACAGTAAAATTCAGGAGTTTTGCTGGCCCACTGAAACTTGTCATTGTCAAAGGGCAGCGTCAAAGCCTCCTTGGACTAGACTGGTTTCCAGCATTAGGAATTAAGGTCACCGGAGTGCATCGCATGGACGAACTGGCCACGACATTTGACAAGCTGTTTGAGGAGTTTGCTGTTGTCTTTGACGGGGGACTGGGGTGCTACAAGGGACCACCTGTGAAGTTGGCCTTGAACCCGGAGGTGATGCCAGTCCGCCTAAAGGCAAGGAGGGTGCCCTTTGCACTGCGCCAAAAGATCGATGCCGAGCTTAACAAGCTGCTACAGCAGGGTGTTCTGGAGCCAGTGGACTGCGCGGAGTGGGAAACCCCTATTGTCACACCATTGAAGGGAAATGGTGACATCCGCATCTGTGCAGACTACAAGTGTACCATTAACAAGGCCCTCCAGCAGCATGCATATCCGGTGCCGGTGGTCAGCCACGTATTGGCTTCTCTCTCAGGCAGAACCATTTTTGCAAAGCTCGACTTGGCCCAGGCTTACCAGCAGCTGCCTGTCACCGATGAGTCTCCAGCAGCACAGACCATCGTAACGCATCGTGGGGCGTTCAGGGTACGCCGATTGCAATTTGGTGTCAGTGTCGCACCTGACATCTTTCAAAATCTAATGGAAAACCTCCTACGTGGAATACCAGGTGTAATTCCATATTTTGATGATGTGCTAATTGCAGGGGCGTCAGGTCAAGAATTGCTCTCTCGTCTTCGCGAGGTCCTTCGCCATTTCCAGGATGCTGGGCTGAAGGTAAAAAAAGAGAAGTGCTAGCTGGGTGTCGCCCAAGTCGAGTTCTTGGGGTTTCGAATAGACGCCGAGGGCATCCATCCGACCCCAGAAAAAACACAGGCCATTCTTGGTGCACCTCGCCCGTCAAACAAGACCGAACTCCAGGCATTCCTGGGACTGGTGAACTTCTATCATGCGTTCTTGCCACACAAGGCCACTGTTGCGGAACCACTACACCGACTTTTGGACAAGAAGGCCACCTTTGTGTGGGGCCAAACACAACAAAGAGCGTTTGAAAGCGTGAAAGAACTCTTGGCATCCAATCAAGTCTTGACGCATTATGATGAGAAGCAACCTCTCATCCTTGCCTGTGATGCGTCCCCATACGGAATAGGAGCTGTGTTGAGCCACCGATTGCCCGGCGGCACAGAAGCACCGGTCGCCTTTTATTCAAGGACCCTGTTGAGTGCAGAGCGAAACTATGCACAGATCGATAAGGAGGCACTTGCCGTGGTTGCAGGCGTTAAAAAGTTTCACGACTACCTGTTTGGCCGGCCTTTTCAGATCCAGACGGACCACAAGCCACTGCTCGGGTTGTTCACGTCTGACCGCCAGACACCACAGATGCTGTCTCCGCGGATGCTGCGCTGGTCTATCTTCCTGAATGGATACCAACATATGCTGCTCCACCGGGCTGGGAGGCACTTGGGCCATGCGGACGGCCTCAGCAGACTGCCCTTACAGCACCAGTGCCACGATGACCCCTCTCCCGCAGAGGTTGTCATGCTCCTGGATGCGCTGCCAGAACCACCCCTCCATGCAGCGGACATTGCCATTCACTCTGCCAAAGATCGCACCCTTTCACGTGTTCTTAACTGGGTCTGGAAGGGGTGGCCAAGGAGCAGCATGGGCCCAGAGTTTTCTGCCTTCACATCAAGGCAGCACGAACTGACTGCCCACAAGGGTTGCCTACTCTAGGGTGACCGTGTGGTGATTCCACAAAAGCTGCGGTTCCGGGTGCTGGAAGCACTGCATTCTGGGCGCCCTGGTATTATCCGGATGAAGGCACTTGCCCGCAGCTATGTGTGGTGGCCAGGCATGAATGCTGCCATCGAAGAATGGGTCCGATGCTGCTCCTCTTGTCAGGAGACGCGGCCAGAGATGCCTCGAGCACCCGTCCACCCTTGGGAGGCGTCTCGGAACCCATGGTCCCGCCTCCATATGGATTTTGCCGGTCCCTTTCAAGGGCAGACCTTCTTAATCGTCTTGGATTCGTATTCAAAGTGGCTGGAGGTCATCCCAACATCCTCTATGACGTCACAGACAGTAATCAGTGCATTACGGAAACTGTTTGCCACGCATGGTCTCCCAGACACCATTGTCTCAGACAACGGAGCTCAGTTTAAGTCCACAGAGTTTCGAGAGTTCCTGGACAGCAATCTGATCCGCCAGGTAACTTCGGCACCATTCCACCCATCTACGAATGGCCAGGCAGAAAGGATGGTACGCACTACCAAGGAAGGCCTATCTCGCATCATCCAGGGGAACTGGGCACGGCGCCTGGCAGATTTCACACTGCAGCAGCACGTAACCCCACACACGACTACGGGGCGATCCCCGGCCGAGCTCCTGATGGGCCGCAAGTTGTCAACGATGTTGGACCGCCTGCACCCTGATCGGGCCCCAGAGAAGTCCACACGGTTGGCAGATTCCCCGTCCAAACCACGCACGTTTCAGCCTGAAGACCCTGTCTTCGCACGTAACTATGCTCAGGGGCCTCTGTGGATTCCAGCAGTGATCTCCCGTGCAACCGGACCAATATCTTATGAGGTCACGGCCCCTGATGGTCAAGTACTGCGCAGGCATGTGGACCAACTCCGTCGCCGGACGGTCGGGCCTACCCAAACGGCGGGTGCAGAACTGGAAAGACCGCAGCCTGAAAGACGACCGATGTCAACGTCTACCCCTGAAGGCTCGAGTTCTGTCCCAGTGGCCCCTGAAGGCTCGAGTTCGGCCCCTGTGGAGCCAGACGCACCTGGGGAGCAGCCGACTCCTGTGGTTAGCAGTGTGCCCCCACAGGAGGGCGGAACCGTTCCACTGACTGTCCCAGTGGAGGCAAATGGCGAGCCTTTAGTGCCACCACTGTGCCTTCGTCGCTCGCAGCGTGCTCGGGGAACCCCGCACCATCTAAGAGACTACGTACTGGCCCTGGCTGACTGCTGAGTTCAAACTTGGAGTGGAGGGGTGTTGTGTAGTGTGACTGTGGCCGCTAGGTTTGGCGGCAACAGGAAAGACAGCTACGAACATGTGATGTGTGGCCGCACCACCTGGCGGCGTTGAAGTGGTCCTGATTTGTTTTTGATGCGCATGTTCTCAGTTGGTGTGTGCTGGCGGAGTGTGGCCTGGCATAAATAAACGTTCGTGTTCCTCAACCCACAATCTGTAACATTAACGATCGGCATAGTTGTTACATTCTTACCGTAACCACTGCCTTCAGCTAAACACAGTGCTGACAGCGCTTCGTTGGTCACTGCTATACAGAGACATAAATACCGCCATCAATAATTGCACTTCAAGTACAACACTGCATATTTGTTGCGAGTTTTATGCGAACCATATAAGTTGTTGAGTGAGATTAAAGTTCGCAGCACAGTGTTTTAAGCTGCATACGTGGTCCGGCTAATGCGGTACTGACAGAACCAATCCAATCCAAAAGTGTCTTTTGGATTTGCATCATTCTTGCCAAAGGATTTTGGAGAGTCATTGCTTGCTCGTGAGTCGCTGTTTGTGTTCCTCAATGGTGCTGTACAACCAAAAGTTGGCAAGATGAGTATTATGTCCTACAACGGAGGCGTCGAGGTCGCCATGAAGGGCAAAGAATGCGTCGCCATCACAGCCGACCGGCGTGTGGGCATGCGCGGCCACACCATTGCGCTGGACTTCGAACGCATCTTCAAGATGGGCCCGAAGCTCTACTGCGGCCTGCCGGCCCTTGCAATGGATACGAAGACGGTGGCACAGAACCTGTACGAGTTATACGAGGGCCACTCTGTAACTCCCGAGACGCTCAGCTCGGTCATCTCCAACCTGCTGTATAAGCGCCGCTTCAGTCCGTACTTCGTGCAGCCCATAGTGGCCAGCTTGGACCCCATGACAAATGAGCCCTACATCTGCGTGATAAACCTGATCGGCTGTGTCGACGAGCCTACTGACTTTGTGATCTCGGGTACGTGCGAGGAGCAGTGCTACGGCATGTGCGAGACGCTTTGGAAACCGGACATGGGGCCTGACGAACTGTTCGAGGCGACCGCGCAGGCACTCATGAATGCCTTCGATAGAGACTCCTTCTCGGGTTGGGGTGGCATTGTGCACATCATTGAGAAGGATAAGGTCACCACCAAGTACCTCAAAACCAGGATGGACTGAAAAGAACATTGGCGACCGCCCGTCAGAAGCCTGTAACTCCATCATTTGTGCTGGGAATAAATGCacgtccttttctttttttttctataccccTTCGAAGAAAGGCTATGCTTTTATCCCAAATTTGGTCGTGTAATAAGTTCGAGCTAATATTCAGAAGCTGCAACTCGTTCAGAACCAAGAAGCATTTATGtgatgagagaaagagaaaaagtctTTACTATAATAATTTAAAGGGCTGTTAGAAAGCGGCGGTGATTATCCTTCTCATGATATGCCTGTCTAAAAAACACGGTAAGGAATTTGTCCGAGTGCAGtataaagaatatattgaaaggcgttgatgacgatgcttttcatatgcttgtggccaaagactcACAGACAGTCACAGCTGTGATGCAGCTatgccaaagtttcgatgagctgcgcaagcagcgaATTTCTACACGTCAGGCTAATACACAAACAGCGGATATTTTGGCTTTAGAGtccaaaagcagtggccccgactacagcgtgttaatgcctcaaattcaacagtacattcgggaggaagttgctcgacagctctctcttgtcccgaccatcaacgagacccccacagcactggatcactcacttcgccgtgctattcagacgcaagttgccgaggctctcccttcgcccccGTCCCCAAGATCAgttgctgcaccgctgacttatgcagaagccgtctgCTGACCTCCTGCCCAGCCGCcactcccttcatacagtccagccaccatctactacaggtcaccagtttcggtttatccggtaaatcggccctttccaccacctcgagcacctgtaaactcttggcgtactccggataactgGCCCGTCCGCTACAACcgcggtattccaggacatgtcgtgCGCTactatcgtcgccgtggattctattttaatgacgTTCAGCagtccggcaacatacctcggcaatcagaatcgcttGCGACACCTGatgcacatgacccccgctcacgcggaccagacttcagccgacctCAATCTttttcaccccgtcttcggtctccttcccccatgcttcgccatTCCAACCAAGCCCAGGAGTAAAACTagcagtcgcagttcctgaggcaagagctgcgccaccgacgaaatttccaaggcctcatatttcgccccctaacgagattgccgtgtttgtggatggTTTCACCACAACTGCTCTTTTCAACACAGGTGCCGCTAGTTGTGTAATCAGtggtgacgactccactggttgaaatttttttacgcacagcgagttcgcaacacggcCAACCTTCTgtcacatgcactgctcgtgttctgattcaaggagtgctttacatcgtagaaTTGGTAGTCCTTctgcatgcgtctcatgaaatcatcctgggatggaactttcttttcGCTAATCGTGTgattgtcgactgcgctcgtgctcaactcgctTTGTTGAGCGCTACGCCAGCTACTCACGTCTCTGCCAGTTCTCcaccacttcgatcccaatgcacccactgaaattcacacggatgcaaatggtatcggcctcggtgccattctcccTCAACACAAGGATGGCTGcaacgagtacgttgtcgcctatgccagccataccctaacgaaggcagagtccaactattccgtcatggaaaaggagtgcttggctaacATTTGGGCTATAGTAAAATTTTGCACTTACCTTTatggacgccagtttgatgttgtcacagatcaccatgccttatgctggcacGCATCCATGAAAGATCCTATATGCCGCCTCGCTCGTTacgctttacgccttcaggattACGACATCTATGTTATATATCGCttaggacgcagacattcagacgccgatgcactatttcgttctccactgcctcctgaccttgcctgcttatcaactgccatctgcgattcgtcatcgttgagcatcaccgacatgccatctgagcagcgcaaggatccctggatcaattctttgcttgACGTCCTCTTTCACAGTTCGTCtaaaacgacttcacgctccctctctcgtcaagcaagacagtttgctgtccgtgaaggcttgttgtatcgccgcaattacgtaaCGGACGGCTGTAAGTGGCttcttgtcatccctcgtcatttgcgctcggacatctgcgctgcctttcacgatgacccccaatGTGGTCACGCTGGAGTAttcaagacttactctcgccttagTCTAAGATACTActagtacgttcggtcatgcaccacgtgtcaacgccgcaagacgccttctcacagcactgctggccctttgcaacccttaacctgcccagcgagaccattcgaccgcgttgAAATTGATacttatggtcctctacccaacactcTTCAAGGCAACCGGTATATTATTGTcgtcgtcgatcatttgacacgctacgctgaaagaTCTGcactgcctgctaccactgcgaaaaacgttgcgtcctttcttcttcaccatctcattttgcgacacggtgcacctcgtgaattactgagtgaccgtggacgtgtgtttctctcgaacgccgtcaaCGAGCTGCTCAGggaatgtcgcactgtccatcgaaAACCttggcataccatcctcaaaccaatggcatgacagaacgctttcaccgtacccttggagatatgctcgccatgtacgcctctgacgaccacaccacTTGGGActaagtgctcccttttgtcacgtacgcgtacaactctgcgccacaagcAACCACTGGCTTTTGTcgtttcttcctcctgtacggacaggagccatcatgctccatgcaCACTATTCTTCCTTACAGGCCtaatgtttccgaagcgacgcctgttttaAGCAGCTGcatatgccgaagagtgtcgtcaactcgctcgctcatttaccgcacaataCCAATGGcaccagaaaactgaccacgatgcctCTGTGTCTAGTgtccactataacccaggaatgctggtttggctctgggtcccgtctatccctcccggtctttccccgaagctttcgtcaaAATACTATGTCCTctaccgtgtggtgcgacaaATATCTCCAGTCAACTATGAAGTTTAGCCCACtcatccaccttcggaccaacgctgccatgGGCgggaaacagtacacgtatcaggcctcaaaccgtgctatgacccccttgccGTGTCATTTCTCTAGGTTGCCacgttggctcctttctgcgcgggaataattgtaccggagcatagtggcgccagctctgtgccagcgtgaaagaagacgttgacgtccgtgtgtggctcgtgttTGCCGGGTTTCTGCCTGTACCTGCTTGTTATGGCTAAcgcttctcgaataataacctgtgtttttacgcaacctcgCTCGTTGCAATAGCAACTTATTAATGGCATACACAACCAATTCGGTTGCCAGTGTTCTACACTCTGCTTCATACATCATCTGCAATGCTGTGGAGGCTAGTGAGACTTCTTGTAGTTGGTACGTTTGCCACGAAAAAAAGTTGCGTTCATACCACCAATAACACAATTTTTGTTTTCGTTATTGTGGTGAGAAGTAATTGAAGATATTTTGTGCCTTACAAAAAAAATGTCTTATGTGTCTGTTATTATACAGCTGTTGAGCTTAGTTTACACATGACGTCACATACAGGCTCTCTACGCTGGTCATATCGTAATGGCGGCCACCAGGGTCGCCAAGGGGAAGCAAAGAAACGGAAGGTTGCACCACCTCTAATCAAGATGTAATGTGAGAAAAAATGAGCAAGCGGTGTTATAAGTCTTGCTCaccgaacttcttgcatagcttctACAGTGTTGCACTTCATGAGTGAAATGTACTTCTGCTAACACTACTCTCGAAGTGACCACTCGCTGGCTGGATTTCCATTTT
This region includes:
- the LOC119182917 gene encoding uncharacterized protein LOC119182917, coding for MTSSAAMEDGRNPGQREASSNGSFEQFNLSRPDEWEDYAQRFEFFLEAQGITDAGKKRSTFLSRCGAATFQLAKALVAPDQLKDTPYEDIIAALRNHLSAKPPELARRYEFHRREQATGESVAAYLAALRTTAQHCNFVDLDKALRDRFVFGLRNDKAKRRILAKKEVSLACAVEEATAAEAIDREASQSRLNATAPRTEPVHQGTDADCGEDQDGLEECVRQLRGDTSQRRDAGLGGGSCAGCAGPNERRLRRFRDAQCRGCGKTGHIAKVCRSQRKRARRANFETNGRTDNSRTTPRASTSYCDNLTETAIHDVPQPGTKKIHVAVEIEGVECEMEVDSVSTFSLISEATAR